Proteins found in one Thalassomonas actiniarum genomic segment:
- a CDS encoding DUF1330 domain-containing protein has translation MILPVFLHIEATPNPNETEAFQAYSSQVPAIAQTHGAVPIATYDVESAFDSEDRPAVFIVVSFPGRDAIMNFFKDPAYEAIVPLRDLGFSHIRFYMTSERIYP, from the coding sequence ATGATTTTACCCGTTTTTTTACACATAGAAGCAACGCCAAACCCGAACGAAACGGAAGCTTTTCAAGCCTATTCAAGCCAGGTACCTGCTATCGCCCAGACACATGGCGCCGTGCCTATTGCCACTTACGATGTTGAAAGCGCCTTTGACAGCGAAGACAGACCGGCGGTATTTATTGTCGTCTCTTTTCCAGGCAGAGATGCTATTATGAACTTTTTTAAAGACCCGGCTTATGAAGCAATAGTACCACTGCGAGACCTTGGCTTTAGCCATATCCGCTTTTATATGACCAGTGAGCGCATATACCCCTAG
- a CDS encoding cupin-like domain-containing protein yields MTSWIEEYNKNNISDFASYTSNHYAPVVIRNLVDSWPAVEKGKQGDEAFARYLRAFCNNSQVPVILMAPEHQGRIFYNHDFEGFNFQCRNGTISAVAKQLIGYLHDQGASPTLAVQSAPVKQCLPEFLTQNPSPAFLSKVSPRIWLGNKALVPAHYDESHNIACVISGRRRFTLFPPEQIKNLYVGPIDYTPTGPAISLVDVNNPDLEKHPRFEQALSHACVAELEPGDGLYIPPLWWHQVEASGGINTLVNYWWGGSIELEQNKLAPVDSMMHALLTIKDLPASERLAWRSFYDHYVFQTGGDPLEHVPASKKGILAKDAKGETVSRAKASVVNWLIKQLEKHR; encoded by the coding sequence ATGACCAGCTGGATTGAAGAATATAATAAAAATAATATCAGCGATTTTGCCTCATATACTTCAAACCATTATGCCCCGGTTGTGATCCGTAACCTGGTAGATAGCTGGCCTGCGGTGGAAAAAGGTAAGCAGGGGGATGAGGCTTTTGCCCGTTATCTCCGCGCTTTTTGCAATAACAGTCAGGTGCCGGTGATCTTGATGGCGCCGGAGCATCAGGGACGCATATTTTATAACCACGACTTTGAGGGGTTTAATTTTCAGTGTCGAAATGGCACTATCAGTGCCGTTGCCAAGCAGTTAATCGGTTATTTGCATGACCAGGGAGCAAGTCCGACCCTGGCGGTGCAGAGTGCTCCGGTGAAGCAATGCCTGCCTGAATTTTTAACGCAAAACCCAAGCCCGGCGTTTTTATCTAAGGTATCCCCGAGAATTTGGCTGGGTAATAAGGCATTGGTGCCGGCGCATTATGATGAGTCCCACAACATTGCCTGTGTGATCAGCGGCAGGCGTCGTTTTACCCTGTTTCCGCCGGAGCAGATAAAGAATCTCTATGTAGGCCCGATAGACTATACGCCAACGGGACCGGCGATTAGTCTGGTTGATGTTAATAACCCGGATTTAGAAAAGCATCCCAGGTTTGAACAGGCGCTGTCCCATGCCTGTGTTGCCGAGTTGGAGCCGGGAGATGGACTTTATATTCCGCCCCTTTGGTGGCATCAGGTCGAAGCGTCAGGAGGAATAAATACCTTGGTCAACTATTGGTGGGGCGGCTCGATTGAACTGGAGCAAAACAAATTAGCGCCGGTTGACAGTATGATGCATGCCTTGTTGACGATAAAAGATTTACCTGCGTCCGAGCGTTTAGCCTGGCGTAGTTTTTACGATCACTATGTTTTTCAAACCGGGGGCGATCCGCTTGAGCATGTGCCTGCATCTAAAAAAGGCATATTAGCGAAGGATGCTAAAGGGGAAACAGTAAGCAGGGCTAAAGCCAGTGTGGTTAACTGGCTTATTAAGCAATTAGAAAAGCATCGTTAA
- a CDS encoding SRPBCC domain-containing protein: MRSVISQSITLPVPAQVLFEMYLDPVQHQAITGSPVIIGKEAGAEFRAFDGVLSGTILAVSSPNLIVQSWRSTAFKPADPDSTLILNFIDDEAFGKIDLVHLDVPEHDYDGVTQGWEKFYWTPWREYLQSRAQ; this comes from the coding sequence ATGCGCAGTGTAATATCGCAGTCCATAACCTTGCCGGTCCCGGCCCAGGTATTATTTGAAATGTATCTTGACCCTGTTCAGCACCAAGCCATTACCGGCTCGCCTGTCATTATAGGAAAAGAGGCCGGAGCCGAATTTCGCGCTTTTGATGGTGTGCTCAGCGGTACGATACTGGCAGTAAGTAGTCCAAATCTCATTGTACAATCCTGGCGCTCGACAGCGTTTAAACCGGCGGATCCGGATTCTACTTTAATTCTGAATTTTATTGATGACGAAGCATTCGGGAAAATTGATTTGGTTCACCTGGATGTGCCTGAGCATGATTATGATGGCGTAACCCAGGGCTGGGAAAAGTTCTATTGGACACCGTGGCGGGAATATTTACAGAGCAGGGCACAATGA
- a CDS encoding SapC family protein translates to MTSSTAQANTGPISTGAYNLVPLNNNSHKNLKVRRDFSFPHSKTQQLVPVTPNEIIKAASCYPVCFIKDQQTKHFKLAAILGTDASENLFYSPAGWNAPYIPLHIQKSPFAIATREDGSCLIAIDTQSQYCSELEGEPLFDGRGEETPALTGIRELCEHLTQQEQLAINFINDINELGLLTQHKLRYSLASGEKKELTGLYSVDEELLKSLPGEQLLSLYKKGYLKLIHAHLMSLGQFSRLFQLKKS, encoded by the coding sequence ATGACAAGCAGCACTGCTCAGGCAAACACAGGGCCAATCAGCACGGGAGCATACAACCTGGTTCCGCTGAACAACAACAGCCATAAAAATTTGAAAGTCCGCCGGGATTTCAGCTTTCCCCATAGTAAAACACAGCAGCTGGTGCCCGTGACCCCGAATGAAATCATCAAGGCAGCAAGTTGTTATCCGGTATGTTTTATCAAAGACCAGCAAACCAAGCATTTTAAACTTGCCGCCATTCTGGGCACAGATGCCAGTGAAAACCTGTTTTATAGCCCTGCTGGCTGGAATGCCCCCTATATTCCCTTGCATATTCAAAAATCTCCCTTTGCCATAGCCACCCGGGAGGACGGCAGTTGCCTGATCGCCATCGATACCCAAAGCCAGTACTGCAGCGAACTGGAGGGTGAACCCTTATTTGATGGCCGGGGTGAAGAAACACCGGCATTAACCGGCATCAGGGAGTTATGCGAGCATTTAACACAGCAGGAACAACTAGCAATTAACTTTATCAATGATATAAATGAGTTGGGGCTGTTAACCCAACACAAACTGAGATACAGCCTGGCATCAGGCGAAAAGAAAGAACTTACCGGGCTTTACTCGGTGGATGAAGAATTACTTAAGTCCTTGCCGGGTGAGCAGCTGCTGAGCCTTTATAAAAAAGGCTACCTGAAGCTCATCCATGCCCATTTAATGTCGTTAGGGCAATTTTCCCGGTTGTTCCAATTAAAAAAATCCTGA
- a CDS encoding DUF4345 domain-containing protein — MTRLNSRLGKTERKVFQLLIAVLAVICFVPGGASTFGGINTSAALAGGEMIFNGESMLRGFVDNQYRFGFGVFFTQGLVLLFFLRNIEQYATLFRFSALALFIGGVGRATNILEYGVVDPQVVGPTVIELLVIPVLVVWHMRILNLKKA; from the coding sequence ATGACTCGTTTAAACTCTCGATTAGGAAAGACCGAAAGAAAAGTATTCCAGCTATTAATCGCCGTACTGGCCGTCATTTGTTTTGTGCCCGGCGGGGCAAGTACCTTTGGCGGTATCAACACCAGTGCCGCTTTAGCAGGCGGCGAGATGATCTTTAACGGCGAAAGCATGCTCAGGGGCTTTGTCGATAATCAATACCGATTCGGCTTCGGCGTATTCTTCACCCAGGGATTGGTATTGCTGTTTTTCTTAAGAAACATTGAACAATATGCCACCCTGTTCCGCTTTTCAGCCCTTGCCCTGTTTATCGGCGGTGTGGGCCGGGCCACCAATATCCTGGAATATGGTGTTGTTGACCCCCAGGTGGTTGGGCCAACCGTAATAGAATTGCTTGTCATTCCCGTTTTAGTCGTCTGGCATATGCGTATCCTTAACTTAAAAAAAGCGTAA
- a CDS encoding AraC family transcriptional regulator, whose product MQRFFKSIDFIEQHLYDKISVHEVAAASHYSTYHFSRIFKALVGDTPKEYLRKRRLTVAAKRLLSEDIGLLELALDCQFDSQEAFTRAFKGLFNITPAQYRKQNDPFRLLYKDQFSPHMLHFLQNELSMEPEIITRPAMKLVGIAQQYDSSDLSLPRLWSAFRPYRDKIKNRIGDESFGIYEAYEEDGDDVSFSYMCSAPVENFDDIPEGMTARELPEQMYAKFIHRGPISNLDQTLKYIWGSWLPKSNYDYVERPDFELYPPGYNVMDPKSEMALHIPIKEK is encoded by the coding sequence ATGCAACGCTTCTTTAAAAGCATTGATTTTATTGAACAACATTTATACGACAAGATTTCGGTGCATGAAGTAGCGGCAGCGTCCCATTATTCCACCTACCACTTCAGCCGCATATTCAAGGCGCTGGTAGGTGATACCCCGAAAGAATACTTGCGTAAACGCAGATTAACGGTGGCAGCCAAAAGGCTGCTCAGTGAAGACATAGGCCTGCTGGAACTTGCGCTGGATTGTCAGTTTGATTCACAAGAAGCCTTTACCCGCGCTTTTAAGGGGCTGTTCAATATCACCCCGGCCCAGTACCGCAAACAAAACGATCCCTTTAGGTTGCTCTACAAAGATCAATTCAGTCCGCATATGCTGCACTTTTTACAAAACGAACTTTCCATGGAGCCGGAGATCATTACCCGCCCGGCGATGAAACTCGTTGGCATCGCACAACAATATGACAGTAGCGATTTAAGCCTGCCCCGCCTGTGGTCTGCCTTCCGTCCTTACCGGGATAAAATTAAAAACCGCATCGGTGATGAGTCATTCGGCATTTATGAAGCCTATGAAGAGGACGGTGACGATGTCAGTTTCAGTTATATGTGCAGCGCGCCGGTGGAAAACTTTGACGATATCCCCGAAGGCATGACCGCCAGAGAATTACCCGAGCAAATGTACGCCAAATTTATTCATAGAGGCCCGATAAGCAACCTGGATCAAACCCTGAAATATATCTGGGGCAGTTGGTTACCAAAGTCCAACTACGACTATGTTGAAAGGCCGGATTTTGAACTCTACCCGCCCGGATATAATGTCATGGATCCCAAAAGTGAAATGGCTTTACATATTCCCATCAAAGAGAAGTAA
- a CDS encoding SDR family NAD(P)-dependent oxidoreductase — translation MLKSILITGANAGLGKESAKQLAQQDGVEKIYLGCRNLEKAKLARRELERETGKSIFEILLIDVSDLDSVREAVATLPEPVEGLVMNAGGTGGKKFHDKTKDGVTQIFAANLLGHVALTEELLKAKKLTKTALYAGSEAARGVKEMGMKRPDLKTSSVDEFASICSGVFFGKTSDATVPYGPIKYMAALWMSSIARQHPDIRFITMSPGATTGTEGFNTLSPVKQYVMKGMMKVMLWLGKVHKLEVGAERYVDGLFNKSYKSGGFYASQSGLTGPIGDQAMLFADLDNETFQDNANEAIHRFIK, via the coding sequence ATGTTAAAAAGTATTTTGATCACAGGTGCAAACGCGGGCTTAGGTAAAGAGAGCGCAAAACAGTTGGCGCAACAGGACGGCGTAGAAAAAATCTACCTGGGCTGTCGAAACTTAGAGAAAGCCAAACTTGCCAGACGTGAGCTGGAAAGGGAGACGGGCAAATCCATTTTCGAAATTCTACTTATTGATGTTTCAGACCTGGACTCAGTTAGAGAAGCTGTTGCCACTTTACCTGAGCCGGTTGAAGGCCTGGTGATGAACGCCGGCGGCACCGGTGGTAAAAAATTCCATGATAAAACCAAAGACGGCGTCACCCAAATCTTTGCCGCTAACCTTCTGGGGCATGTTGCTCTAACCGAGGAGTTATTAAAGGCGAAAAAACTCACCAAAACCGCTTTATATGCAGGCTCGGAAGCGGCAAGGGGCGTTAAGGAAATGGGCATGAAACGCCCGGATCTGAAAACCTCATCGGTTGATGAATTTGCCTCGATTTGCAGCGGGGTATTCTTTGGTAAAACCAGTGATGCGACAGTCCCATACGGGCCGATTAAATACATGGCGGCCCTGTGGATGTCTTCTATTGCCCGCCAGCACCCGGATATTCGTTTTATTACCATGAGTCCGGGAGCAACAACCGGCACGGAAGGCTTTAACACTCTTTCTCCGGTTAAACAGTACGTGATGAAGGGTATGATGAAAGTGATGTTATGGTTAGGTAAAGTGCACAAATTAGAAGTCGGCGCCGAACGCTACGTAGACGGCCTGTTCAATAAGTCCTATAAAAGCGGCGGTTTTTATGCAAGTCAATCGGGTCTTACCGGCCCTATCGGCGACCAGGCAATGCTTTTTGCCGACTTGGATAATGAAACCTTCCAGGACAACGCCAACGAAGCCATCCACAGGTTTATTAAATAA